A single region of the Acidimicrobiales bacterium genome encodes:
- a CDS encoding enoyl-CoA hydratase/isomerase family protein, with translation MAERFGDVTVDVGEDFVAEVEIHRPPNNFFDASLIRNLADAYSALDKDPSCRAILLCSEGKHFCAGADFHQESDAAPLPTEGVMTLYQEAVRLFRAELPVVVAVQGAAIGGGLGVACSADFRVGAPEARFAANFARLGFHQGFGLTVTLPRIVGEQRALEMLYTGRRIGGEESARIGLLDRLAPLDGLRAAARELAREIAGSAPLAVRSIRQTMRGNLADEVARATEREDAEQTRLRTTADFAEGTKASFERRDPVFTGR, from the coding sequence ATGGCAGAACGCTTTGGTGACGTGACAGTGGATGTCGGCGAAGACTTCGTTGCAGAGGTTGAGATCCATCGCCCACCAAACAACTTCTTCGATGCCTCGCTCATCCGCAACCTCGCCGACGCTTACTCGGCGCTCGACAAAGATCCCTCCTGCCGCGCGATCCTCCTCTGCTCCGAAGGAAAGCATTTCTGCGCCGGCGCTGATTTTCATCAGGAGAGCGACGCCGCGCCTCTGCCCACGGAGGGCGTGATGACCCTCTACCAAGAAGCCGTTCGGCTCTTCCGGGCGGAACTCCCCGTGGTCGTAGCCGTCCAGGGCGCTGCCATCGGTGGCGGGCTCGGCGTGGCTTGTTCGGCCGACTTTCGTGTGGGAGCCCCCGAAGCGCGCTTCGCGGCCAACTTCGCGCGGCTCGGCTTTCATCAGGGTTTCGGTTTGACCGTCACGTTGCCGCGCATTGTCGGGGAGCAGCGCGCGCTCGAGATGCTTTACACGGGCCGGCGGATCGGCGGCGAAGAGTCGGCGCGCATTGGCCTGCTCGACCGGCTTGCACCCCTTGACGGCCTGCGCGCCGCGGCGAGGGAGCTGGCCAGGGAGATCGCCGGCTCGGCGCCCCTCGCGGTCCGGTCGATCCGTCAGACGATGCGCGGGAATCTGGCCGACGAGGTTGCTCGCGCGACCGAGCGGGAGGACGCCGAGCAGACCCGCCTTCGCACCACCGCCGACTTCGCCGAAGGCACCAAGGCAAGCTTCGAGAGACGGGATCCGGTCTTCACCGGGCGCTGA
- the ahcY gene encoding adenosylhomocysteinase: MADPSSPPYKVADISLADFGRREINLAEVEMPGLMSLRAEYGDSKPLAGARISGSLHMTVQTAVLIETLVHLGAEVRWASCNIFSTQDHAAAAIAKAGIPVFAWKGETLEEYWWSTEQALRWPDGEGPNMILDDGGDATLLVHLGVESERDGKTPDLGPEDSEEYGIILGTLNKTLREDGKLWTRTAEAIKGVTEETTTGVHRLYQRHEEGTLLFPAINVNDSVTKSKFDNLYGCRHSLIDGINRATDVMIAGKVAVVCGFGDVGKGCAQSLRGQGARVIVTEVDPICALQAAMEGYQVLTLDDVVGTADVFVTATGNRDIIPVDLMSRMKHNAIVCNIGHFDNEIDMAGLARFPGIKRTNIKPQVDSWDFPDGHSVIILAEGRLVNLGCATGHPSFVMSASFTNQVLAQIELFTRTEHYPTGVYVLPRHLDEKVARLHLDKLGVRLTQMTDKQAAYLGVDPGGPFKSELYRY, from the coding sequence ATGGCCGACCCGTCCTCTCCCCCATACAAGGTCGCCGACATCAGCCTCGCCGACTTCGGCCGCAGGGAGATCAACCTCGCCGAGGTGGAGATGCCCGGCCTGATGTCGCTGCGGGCCGAATACGGCGACAGCAAGCCACTCGCCGGCGCACGCATCAGCGGCTCGCTGCACATGACCGTCCAGACGGCCGTGCTCATCGAGACCCTCGTCCATCTAGGCGCCGAGGTTCGCTGGGCGAGTTGCAACATCTTCTCCACGCAGGATCACGCTGCGGCGGCGATCGCCAAGGCGGGCATCCCAGTCTTCGCCTGGAAGGGTGAGACCCTCGAGGAGTACTGGTGGTCCACCGAACAGGCTCTCCGGTGGCCCGATGGAGAGGGCCCCAACATGATCCTCGACGATGGTGGCGACGCCACTTTGCTGGTGCATCTCGGTGTCGAGTCCGAGCGCGACGGGAAGACCCCCGACCTCGGTCCGGAAGACTCGGAGGAGTACGGCATCATCCTCGGCACGCTGAACAAGACGCTGCGCGAAGACGGCAAGCTTTGGACCCGAACTGCAGAGGCGATCAAAGGCGTAACCGAGGAAACCACCACAGGCGTCCACCGTCTCTATCAACGTCACGAGGAGGGAACCCTGCTGTTCCCCGCCATCAACGTCAACGACTCGGTGACCAAGTCGAAGTTCGACAACCTCTACGGTTGCCGTCACTCGCTCATCGACGGCATCAACCGGGCCACCGATGTGATGATCGCCGGCAAGGTCGCGGTGGTCTGCGGATTCGGGGACGTGGGCAAGGGGTGCGCGCAATCGCTCCGCGGCCAAGGTGCCCGCGTCATCGTCACCGAGGTCGACCCGATCTGTGCTTTGCAGGCCGCGATGGAGGGCTACCAGGTGCTCACCCTCGACGACGTCGTCGGCACAGCAGACGTATTCGTGACCGCCACCGGCAACCGCGACATCATCCCCGTCGACCTGATGTCTCGGATGAAGCACAACGCGATCGTGTGCAACATCGGCCACTTCGACAACGAGATCGACATGGCCGGCCTAGCCCGTTTCCCCGGCATAAAGCGCACCAACATCAAGCCACAAGTCGACTCTTGGGACTTTCCCGACGGGCACTCGGTGATAATCCTCGCCGAAGGACGTCTGGTGAACCTGGGCTGCGCAACCGGGCATCCGAGCTTCGTCATGTCGGCGAGTTTCACCAACCAGGTTCTCGCGCAGATCGAGCTGTTCACCCGGACCGAGCACTATCCGACCGGTGTGTACGTGCTTCCCCGGCACCTCGACGAGAAGGTCGCCCGGCTGCACCTCGACAAGCTCGGCGTCCGGCTGACCCAGATGACCGACAAGCAGGCCGCGTACCTCGGAGTCGACCCGGGCGGTCCGTTCAAGTCGGAGCTGTACCGGTACTGA
- a CDS encoding PIG-L deacetylase family protein — protein sequence MEDVPDRILVVFAHPDDVDFGAAGSVARWTDAGATVTYCVVTDGAAGGSDPSVSRDQMRVIRRKEQEAAAAEVGVKELVWLGYPDGQVEASIELRKDITRVIRETRPQRVLAPSPDRMWDRIFASHPDHLAVGEAAMCAVYPDARNIFAFPELAEAGFQPHTVPEVWLMGAPSSDTYVDVTDTFDRKMAALRSHVSQIGDREGELTDFVRTFLSDNGRRAGWVDGRLAEGFRRIVTG from the coding sequence GTGGAAGACGTTCCCGATCGCATCCTGGTCGTGTTTGCCCATCCCGACGACGTCGACTTCGGTGCCGCGGGGAGCGTTGCCCGTTGGACCGACGCCGGTGCCACGGTGACGTATTGCGTAGTGACGGACGGGGCTGCCGGCGGCTCGGATCCATCGGTATCCCGGGACCAGATGCGCGTGATTCGCCGGAAGGAGCAAGAGGCGGCCGCGGCGGAGGTGGGGGTCAAGGAACTGGTGTGGCTCGGGTACCCGGACGGGCAGGTCGAGGCGTCGATCGAGCTGCGCAAGGACATCACCCGGGTTATCCGAGAGACCCGCCCGCAGCGCGTTCTGGCCCCGAGCCCTGATCGCATGTGGGACCGGATCTTCGCCAGCCACCCGGACCATCTCGCGGTCGGCGAAGCCGCGATGTGCGCCGTCTATCCGGACGCCCGCAACATCTTCGCGTTCCCCGAGCTGGCGGAGGCCGGCTTCCAGCCTCACACGGTGCCAGAGGTATGGCTCATGGGGGCACCCTCGTCCGACACCTACGTGGATGTCACCGATACATTCGATCGCAAGATGGCCGCGCTGCGCTCTCACGTCAGCCAGATCGGCGACCGCGAGGGGGAGCTGACCGACTTCGTCCGCACGTTTCTCTCCGACAACGGACGACGGGCTGGATGGGTAGACGGTCGTCTCGCCGAAGGCTTCCGTCGCATCGTTACCGGTTAG
- a CDS encoding acyl-CoA dehydrogenase family protein — MPNQPDAQELDALRRETGARLSQLLERRDSAERVAVLGAGSDDLDSGRAYLKLLAAGGFAVPTWPVEYGGMGLGKAEANVVRSVLSGFKAPDLYPFLVGIDLVGPTILAHGNVEQKARWLPPLRSGEEIWCQMFSEPDAGSDLAGLKARATRDGDGWRITGSKVWTSRAHYSEWGLLLARHDPSIPKHKGITAFGLDMSSRGVTVRPLVQMNRDAHFNEVFMDDVWLPDTDRIGDIGQGWAVGITCLSFERGALGGGLGVTFDQMRRLAARIPDSASPAVLRDQLASRIAEYRIAGWSAERAKAERAAGRPPGPEDSLSKLRGTAFIKKLASLGMTTEGAEATVGADDPDEWETMFLMSPSLSIRGGTDEIQHNILGERVLGLPPEPRVDKDKPFSETL; from the coding sequence GTGCCCAACCAACCTGACGCCCAAGAGCTCGACGCCCTGAGACGCGAGACCGGAGCGCGCCTGTCGCAGCTGCTCGAGCGCCGCGACTCCGCGGAACGCGTCGCCGTGCTCGGCGCCGGCAGTGACGACCTCGACTCGGGGCGCGCTTACCTCAAACTTCTCGCTGCCGGCGGGTTCGCGGTTCCGACCTGGCCCGTCGAGTACGGCGGGATGGGTCTCGGCAAGGCCGAAGCCAACGTGGTCAGGTCCGTCCTGTCGGGGTTCAAAGCACCGGACCTTTATCCGTTCCTCGTCGGCATCGACCTGGTCGGGCCGACCATTCTCGCCCACGGGAACGTGGAGCAGAAGGCGCGCTGGCTCCCACCCTTGCGAAGCGGCGAGGAGATCTGGTGCCAGATGTTCTCAGAGCCTGACGCCGGCTCCGATCTCGCCGGGCTCAAGGCGCGGGCAACGAGGGACGGTGATGGATGGAGAATCACCGGATCGAAGGTGTGGACGTCGAGGGCTCATTACTCCGAGTGGGGTCTGTTGTTGGCGAGACACGATCCGAGCATTCCCAAGCACAAGGGCATCACCGCGTTCGGTCTCGACATGTCGTCGCGAGGCGTGACAGTGCGGCCGCTCGTGCAGATGAACCGCGACGCTCATTTCAACGAAGTGTTCATGGACGACGTGTGGCTTCCCGACACCGACAGGATCGGTGATATCGGGCAGGGCTGGGCGGTCGGGATCACCTGCCTTTCCTTCGAGCGCGGAGCACTTGGGGGCGGGCTTGGGGTCACTTTCGATCAGATGCGCCGGCTCGCCGCGAGGATCCCAGATTCAGCGTCACCCGCGGTTCTTCGCGATCAACTCGCCTCCCGGATCGCGGAGTACAGGATCGCCGGCTGGTCTGCGGAGAGAGCAAAGGCGGAGCGGGCCGCCGGGCGGCCGCCCGGTCCGGAGGATTCGCTGTCGAAGCTGCGCGGCACGGCGTTCATAAAGAAACTGGCATCGCTAGGGATGACGACCGAGGGTGCGGAAGCAACCGTTGGTGCGGATGATCCGGACGAGTGGGAGACGATGTTCTTGATGAGCCCGTCGTTGTCGATTCGTGGCGGCACCGACGAGATCCAACACAACATCCTCGGAGAGAGGGTCCTCGGGCTGCCGCCCGAGCCGAGGGTCGACAAGGACAAGCCGTTCTCGGAAACTCTGTAA
- a CDS encoding ferrochelatase, whose translation MKFDALVVVSFGGPEGPDDVMPFLQNVVRGRAVPTERLEKVAGQYDRFGGVSPINELNRRLIDDIRRTLTAQDRELPVYWGNRNWYPYLDDVIEEMRDDAIERAAAFVTSAYSSYSSCRQYIEDIEAARERVGLDAPEVIKLRPFFNHPGFVEPLADGLREALKEHPDAAVLMTAHSIPAAMAGASDYERELCDVANVVGQSAGALTWQIVYQSRSGRPGQPWLGPDINDAINELNDKTKTVVVVPIGFVSDHMEVVHDLDLVAKDTAAKRGIELIRTPTPGTDPRFAGMVLDLVAEAENPEVTPKVIGDLPASLFPCRTGCCPSGSVDSINSAQPT comes from the coding sequence GTGAAGTTCGATGCCCTCGTGGTCGTATCTTTCGGTGGCCCCGAAGGCCCCGACGATGTCATGCCGTTCTTGCAGAACGTCGTCCGGGGCCGGGCCGTCCCGACGGAACGGCTCGAAAAGGTCGCCGGGCAGTACGACCGCTTCGGCGGGGTGAGCCCGATCAACGAGCTCAACCGCCGGCTCATCGACGACATCCGAAGAACCCTTACCGCGCAAGACCGCGAGCTGCCCGTCTACTGGGGAAACCGCAACTGGTACCCGTACCTCGATGATGTGATCGAGGAGATGCGCGACGACGCCATCGAACGGGCTGCTGCGTTTGTCACCTCGGCCTACTCGTCATACAGCAGCTGCCGGCAGTACATCGAGGACATCGAGGCGGCGCGGGAACGTGTCGGTCTCGACGCGCCCGAGGTCATCAAACTCCGACCTTTTTTCAACCATCCCGGATTCGTCGAGCCACTTGCCGACGGGTTGCGTGAGGCGCTCAAAGAGCACCCGGATGCTGCAGTACTGATGACAGCCCACAGCATCCCGGCGGCCATGGCAGGCGCGTCCGACTATGAACGCGAGCTTTGCGACGTTGCGAACGTCGTCGGCCAGAGCGCCGGCGCGCTCACCTGGCAGATCGTCTACCAGAGCCGTTCCGGGCGTCCCGGACAGCCGTGGCTCGGGCCGGACATCAACGACGCGATCAACGAACTGAACGACAAGACGAAGACGGTCGTCGTCGTGCCGATCGGTTTCGTCTCAGACCACATGGAAGTCGTGCACGACCTCGACCTCGTCGCGAAGGACACCGCCGCCAAACGCGGCATCGAGCTCATCAGGACGCCGACGCCCGGAACCGATCCGCGCTTCGCGGGCATGGTGCTTGACCTGGTGGCCGAAGCAGAGAATCCGGAGGTGACGCCGAAAGTGATCGGCGACTTACCAGCCTCACTGTTTCCGTGCCGGACCGGTTGCTGCCCTTCGGGATCGGTAGATTCGATCAACAGTGCCCAACCAACCTGA
- a CDS encoding 3D domain-containing protein, which produces MNTTESSPTPECGVGTGRPDFGRTSPRPAGFRRRRPGRLPKQVALVAATAAAGPLLLLGNQTHLSRTSANPAVHTPLHISNAAYSAPSPPANTPGAVAGFGSAAGLGGPGANLTKPVAGFAATPSSNGYWLTAGDGGVFNYGDAGYFGSLGGIRVNSPIVGIAATPTGNGYWLVGSDGGVFTFGDAGYFGSTGAQHLNSPIVGIASTHTGHGYWLVASDGGVFTFGDAAFHGSLGGVQLNKPIVGLAGTPTGAGYWLVGSDGGVFTFGDAGYFGSTGAQHLNASIVGIASSTSGRGYWLAAADGGVFNFGDATYLGSLATEPSGTQVATIGAARNGAGYWAATRPTPPPPDPPATVGAASVVGPQGRPLGTFLVTCYDLGGNTATGTPVNSQTVAVDPSVIPLGSHIYVDGAGTRIAQDTGGSIVGHRLDIWEPTAAQCNAWGAQNREVWLQS; this is translated from the coding sequence CCTCGTGGCCGCCACTGCGGCAGCAGGCCCCCTTCTCCTGCTCGGAAACCAGACCCACCTGTCGCGGACGTCGGCGAACCCGGCCGTCCACACCCCCCTGCACATCAGCAACGCCGCCTACAGCGCTCCCTCACCGCCGGCGAACACCCCCGGTGCCGTGGCTGGATTCGGCTCGGCCGCCGGGCTCGGCGGACCGGGTGCCAACCTCACCAAGCCGGTAGCCGGGTTCGCGGCAACCCCGTCCAGCAACGGTTACTGGCTCACCGCCGGCGACGGCGGGGTGTTCAACTACGGCGACGCCGGGTACTTCGGATCGCTCGGCGGGATCCGCGTCAACTCCCCCATTGTCGGGATCGCCGCCACGCCAACCGGGAACGGATACTGGCTCGTCGGCTCCGACGGAGGTGTCTTCACATTTGGTGACGCCGGCTACTTCGGTTCAACCGGCGCTCAGCATCTCAACTCCCCGATCGTCGGGATCGCCTCGACGCACACCGGGCACGGGTACTGGCTGGTCGCGTCGGACGGCGGCGTCTTCACCTTTGGGGACGCGGCCTTTCACGGTTCGTTGGGCGGGGTGCAGCTCAACAAGCCGATCGTCGGCCTTGCGGGCACCCCGACCGGAGCCGGCTACTGGCTGGTCGGTTCCGACGGGGGTGTCTTCACCTTCGGAGACGCCGGCTACTTCGGTTCCACCGGCGCTCAGCATCTCAACGCCTCGATAGTGGGCATCGCCTCGTCGACAAGCGGCCGCGGGTACTGGCTCGCCGCGGCCGACGGCGGAGTCTTCAACTTCGGCGACGCGACTTATCTCGGTTCGCTCGCCACCGAGCCGTCCGGCACCCAGGTGGCAACCATCGGTGCCGCCCGGAACGGAGCCGGGTACTGGGCGGCGACCAGGCCAACTCCCCCTCCGCCCGATCCCCCGGCAACCGTAGGAGCCGCTTCGGTCGTCGGGCCGCAGGGACGGCCGCTCGGCACGTTCCTCGTCACCTGCTACGACCTGGGTGGCAACACGGCGACCGGCACCCCGGTCAACAGCCAAACCGTCGCAGTCGACCCGTCGGTGATCCCGCTCGGAAGCCACATCTACGTCGACGGCGCCGGAACTCGGATCGCACAGGACACCGGGGGCTCGATCGTCGGTCACCGCCTCGACATCTGGGAGCCCACGGCCGCGCAGTGCAACGCGTGGGGCGCCCAGAACCGTGAGGTGTGGTTGCAGAGCTGA